One window of the Trifolium pratense cultivar HEN17-A07 linkage group LG2, ARS_RC_1.1, whole genome shotgun sequence genome contains the following:
- the LOC123908708 gene encoding RNA-binding protein 25 isoform X1, translating to MADSSPSPATLEPNPQPNSEPPPPNSTPNQPDPIPQLSQPQSQSQSQSQSSTPSSTPLPTNPNSNPPLATVPSLPPPPAVLYAPPQIPGVLPPSAPSFRPLGAQVPQFTPLPNPAGGYQNPNQPPGVGGSTVPVPVPMPQMQPMMSYQIPGSNPAMRPYAPIPNGYAMHPQGTLNPAGIPRYAPPYGTMVRPVYPPRLPGAINVLPVSRPPVAGIPPLRPIIPPVVRPVVPPSVTPAEKQHTTVYIGKISPTVENEFMLSLLKLCGNIKSWKRPQDLSSGTPKSFGFYEFETAEGVLRALRLLTKLNIDGQELMINVDEAMRNYLEQYVQKKTEDSKEKETRATEIEKDDKVAKPSDVNEDAKPDVENSNKEEGNDSGNKKSHDVATFGIVTDEDREVDRDALDKIKMMIEERLKTRPLPPPPPPPIGDGSVDSTSEQPTKTRGDSDVDTKKIEPAEDKNERESNSDNKPTGEHDRPETPDRRHDRKSRERDRERELKREKERELERYEREAERERIRKEREQKRRIEEVERQFEAHLKEWEYREREKEKERQYEKEKEKDRERKRRKEILYDEEEDDGDSRKRWRRNAMEEKRKKRLREKEDDLADRQKEEDEIAEAKKRTEEDKQLMRQRDALKLLTEHIVNGSDETTATKEIANEIKNEVAEQDTVADYSHGHIGDGNVLYTIKDESAVASVATTDTQSSGNAPMKKLGFGLVGSGKRTTVPSVFHEDEDDEAHKDKKLRPLVPIDYSTEELQAVEPTASGPTPPNLAAAAEFAKRISNSNFKEERLDGERDRSRHSDEKSNHRDRDRSEDGNHHRDEHRDKNSERDRDRDHVSEKHKTHDNRRLLDAKAKQLIDMIPKTKEELFSYEIDWAVYDKHQLHDRLRPWISKKIKDFLGEEENTLIDYIVSSTQEHVKASQMLERLQIILDDEAEMFVLKMWRMLIFEIKKVETGLAVKSKS from the exons ATGGCGGATTCATCCCCTTCTCCCGCAACCCTAGAACCCAATCCTCAGCCCAATTCCGAACCACCACCTCCCAATTCCACCCCTAATCAACCCGATCCAATTCCCCAATTATCACAACCGCAATCCCAATCTCAATCCCAATCGCAATCTTCAACACCGTCATCAACGCCTCTTCCTACAAACCCTAATTCCAATCCACCGTTAGCTACTGTACCGTCACTGCCTCCTCCGCCTGCCGTATTATATGCTCCGCCGCAAATTCCCGGTGTTCTTCCTCCATCGGCGCCGTCGTTCCGGCCGCTTGGTGCTCAAGTTCCGCAGTTCACTCCTTTGCCAAATCCCGCTGGTGGTTACCAAAACCCTAATCAACCTCCTGGAGTAGGTGGATCAACGGTGCCGGTGCCTGTTCCGATGCCGCAGATGCAACCGATGATGTCGTATCAAATTCCGGGGAGTAATCCTGCAATGCGTCCTTATGCTCCGATCCCAAACGGTTACGCCATGCATCCTCAAGGAACTCTAAACCCTGCGG GAATTCCTCGTTATGCACCTCCTTATGGAACTATGGTTCGTCCTGTATATCCTCCACGCCTGCCTGGAGCAATCAATGTACTTCCAGTATCACGCCCGCCTGTTGCAGGGATCCCACCACTTCGCCCTATTATTCCTCCTGTTGTCAGACCTGTGGTTCCTCCTAGTGTTACTCCGGCTGAGAAGCAACATACCACTGTTTACATTGGCAAGATTTCACCAACTGTGGAAAATGAGTTCATGCTTTCTCTCCTTAAA ttaTGCGGGAATATCAAGAGCTGGAAAAGGCCTCAGGATTTATCAAGTGGGACTCCTAAAAGTTTTGGGTTTTATGAGTTTGAGACTGCCGAAGGTGTTCTCCGTGCTTTACGTCTCCTTACCAAATTGAATATTGATGGACAAGAACTAATG ATCAATGTAGATGAAGCGATGAGAAACTATCTGGAGCagtatgtacaaaaaaaaactgaggactcaaaagaaaaggaaactCGGGCAACAGAAATTGAAAAGGATGATAAAGTTGCAAAACCTTCTGATGTAAATGAGGATGCAAAGCCTGATGTGGAGAACTCAAATAAGGAGGAGGGTAATGATTCGGGAAACAAGAAATCCCATGACGTGGCAACTTTTGGGATTGTTACAGATGAAGATAGGGAAGTTGACCGGGATGCTTTAGATAAGATCAAGATGATGATTGAGGAGAGGTTGAAGACAAGACCTTTGCCTCCACCACCTCCACCGCCAATTGGTGATGGTTCTGTTGATTCAACTTCCGAACAACCTACTAAAACAAGAGGAGACTCAGATGTGGATACAAAGAAGATTG aACCAGCTGAAGATAAAAATGAAAGAGAGTCAAACAGTGATAACAAACCAACTGGTGAACACGATAGACCCGAAACCCCTGACAGAAGGCACGACAGGAAAAGCAGGGAGAGAGACCGAGAAAGGGAACTGAAACGAGAAAAGGAAAGAGAACTTGAAAGATATGAAAGAGAAGCTGAGCGGGAACGTATTCGAAAAGAGAGGGAACAAAAACGGAGGATTGAGGAGGTTGAGCGTCAGTTTGAAGCACATTTGAAGGAATGGGAGtatagagaaagagagaaagagaaagaacgTCAGTATGAAAAGGAGAAGGAGAAGGACAGGGAACGCAAAAGGAGAAAGGAAATACTTTATGATGAAGAGGAGGATGATGGGGATTCTAGGAAGAGATGGCGTAGAAATGCGATGGaggagaagagaaagaagaggCTGCGAGAAAAGGAAGATGACCTGGCTGATAGACAAAAAGAAGAGGATGAAATTGCTGAGGCCAAGAAGAGGACTGAGGAggataaacaacttatgagGCAGAGAGATGCATTGAAGCTGTTGACAGAGCATATTGTAAATGGCAGTGATGAAACTACGGCTACCAAAGAGATTGCTAATGAAATAAAGAACGAGGTTGCTGAACAAGACACTGTAGCTGATTATAGTCATGGTCATATTG GTGATGGTAATGTACTATATACTATCAAAGATGAATCAGCCGTGGCATCTGTAGCCACAACTGATACACAGTCAAGTGGAAATGCTCCTATGAAGAAATTGGGATTTGGTCTGGTTGGCTCTGGAAAAAGAACAACTGTCCCTTCTGTTTTCCATGAAGATGAAGACGACGAAGCGCACAAGGATAAAAAGTTGAGGCCTTTGGTTCCAATTGATTACTCAACAGAGGAATTGCAGGCTGTTGAACCTACTGCTTCTGGGCCAACACCGCCCAATTTGGCTGCAGCTGCAGAGTTTGCAAAGCGTATATCTAATTCCAATTTCAAGGAAGAGCGGCTGGATGGAGAACGAGATAGAAGTAGGCATTCAGATGAGAAGTCTAACCACCGGGACAGGGATAGGAGTGAAGACGGCAATCATCACAGAGATGAACACAGGGATAAAAATTCTGAACGTGACAGGGATCGAGATCATGTGTCGGAGAAACACAAGACTCATGATAACAGACGACTTTTGGATGCAAAAGCAAAACAGTTAATTGATATGATACCAAAGACCAAGGAGGAATTGTTCTCATATGAAATAGACTGGGCAGTGTATGACAAG CATCAATTACATGACAGACTGAGACCGTGGATTTCAAAGAAAATCAAAGATTTTTTGGGGGAAGAAGAAAATACATTGATAGACTATATTGTTTCAAGTACACAAGAACATGTGAAAGCATCTCAAATGCTAGAGCGTCTTCAGATCATTTTAGATGACGAGGCTGAAATGTTCGTACTCAAGATGTGGAGGATGCTTATCTTTGAAATAAAGAAGGTAGAGACAGGGCTTGCTGTGAAGTCCAAATCATGA
- the LOC123908708 gene encoding RNA-binding protein 25 isoform X2 — MVRPVYPPRLPGAINVLPVSRPPVAGIPPLRPIIPPVVRPVVPPSVTPAEKQHTTVYIGKISPTVENEFMLSLLKLCGNIKSWKRPQDLSSGTPKSFGFYEFETAEGVLRALRLLTKLNIDGQELMINVDEAMRNYLEQYVQKKTEDSKEKETRATEIEKDDKVAKPSDVNEDAKPDVENSNKEEGNDSGNKKSHDVATFGIVTDEDREVDRDALDKIKMMIEERLKTRPLPPPPPPPIGDGSVDSTSEQPTKTRGDSDVDTKKIEPAEDKNERESNSDNKPTGEHDRPETPDRRHDRKSRERDRERELKREKERELERYEREAERERIRKEREQKRRIEEVERQFEAHLKEWEYREREKEKERQYEKEKEKDRERKRRKEILYDEEEDDGDSRKRWRRNAMEEKRKKRLREKEDDLADRQKEEDEIAEAKKRTEEDKQLMRQRDALKLLTEHIVNGSDETTATKEIANEIKNEVAEQDTVADYSHGHIGDGNVLYTIKDESAVASVATTDTQSSGNAPMKKLGFGLVGSGKRTTVPSVFHEDEDDEAHKDKKLRPLVPIDYSTEELQAVEPTASGPTPPNLAAAAEFAKRISNSNFKEERLDGERDRSRHSDEKSNHRDRDRSEDGNHHRDEHRDKNSERDRDRDHVSEKHKTHDNRRLLDAKAKQLIDMIPKTKEELFSYEIDWAVYDKHQLHDRLRPWISKKIKDFLGEEENTLIDYIVSSTQEHVKASQMLERLQIILDDEAEMFVLKMWRMLIFEIKKVETGLAVKSKS, encoded by the exons ATGGTTCGTCCTGTATATCCTCCACGCCTGCCTGGAGCAATCAATGTACTTCCAGTATCACGCCCGCCTGTTGCAGGGATCCCACCACTTCGCCCTATTATTCCTCCTGTTGTCAGACCTGTGGTTCCTCCTAGTGTTACTCCGGCTGAGAAGCAACATACCACTGTTTACATTGGCAAGATTTCACCAACTGTGGAAAATGAGTTCATGCTTTCTCTCCTTAAA ttaTGCGGGAATATCAAGAGCTGGAAAAGGCCTCAGGATTTATCAAGTGGGACTCCTAAAAGTTTTGGGTTTTATGAGTTTGAGACTGCCGAAGGTGTTCTCCGTGCTTTACGTCTCCTTACCAAATTGAATATTGATGGACAAGAACTAATG ATCAATGTAGATGAAGCGATGAGAAACTATCTGGAGCagtatgtacaaaaaaaaactgaggactcaaaagaaaaggaaactCGGGCAACAGAAATTGAAAAGGATGATAAAGTTGCAAAACCTTCTGATGTAAATGAGGATGCAAAGCCTGATGTGGAGAACTCAAATAAGGAGGAGGGTAATGATTCGGGAAACAAGAAATCCCATGACGTGGCAACTTTTGGGATTGTTACAGATGAAGATAGGGAAGTTGACCGGGATGCTTTAGATAAGATCAAGATGATGATTGAGGAGAGGTTGAAGACAAGACCTTTGCCTCCACCACCTCCACCGCCAATTGGTGATGGTTCTGTTGATTCAACTTCCGAACAACCTACTAAAACAAGAGGAGACTCAGATGTGGATACAAAGAAGATTG aACCAGCTGAAGATAAAAATGAAAGAGAGTCAAACAGTGATAACAAACCAACTGGTGAACACGATAGACCCGAAACCCCTGACAGAAGGCACGACAGGAAAAGCAGGGAGAGAGACCGAGAAAGGGAACTGAAACGAGAAAAGGAAAGAGAACTTGAAAGATATGAAAGAGAAGCTGAGCGGGAACGTATTCGAAAAGAGAGGGAACAAAAACGGAGGATTGAGGAGGTTGAGCGTCAGTTTGAAGCACATTTGAAGGAATGGGAGtatagagaaagagagaaagagaaagaacgTCAGTATGAAAAGGAGAAGGAGAAGGACAGGGAACGCAAAAGGAGAAAGGAAATACTTTATGATGAAGAGGAGGATGATGGGGATTCTAGGAAGAGATGGCGTAGAAATGCGATGGaggagaagagaaagaagaggCTGCGAGAAAAGGAAGATGACCTGGCTGATAGACAAAAAGAAGAGGATGAAATTGCTGAGGCCAAGAAGAGGACTGAGGAggataaacaacttatgagGCAGAGAGATGCATTGAAGCTGTTGACAGAGCATATTGTAAATGGCAGTGATGAAACTACGGCTACCAAAGAGATTGCTAATGAAATAAAGAACGAGGTTGCTGAACAAGACACTGTAGCTGATTATAGTCATGGTCATATTG GTGATGGTAATGTACTATATACTATCAAAGATGAATCAGCCGTGGCATCTGTAGCCACAACTGATACACAGTCAAGTGGAAATGCTCCTATGAAGAAATTGGGATTTGGTCTGGTTGGCTCTGGAAAAAGAACAACTGTCCCTTCTGTTTTCCATGAAGATGAAGACGACGAAGCGCACAAGGATAAAAAGTTGAGGCCTTTGGTTCCAATTGATTACTCAACAGAGGAATTGCAGGCTGTTGAACCTACTGCTTCTGGGCCAACACCGCCCAATTTGGCTGCAGCTGCAGAGTTTGCAAAGCGTATATCTAATTCCAATTTCAAGGAAGAGCGGCTGGATGGAGAACGAGATAGAAGTAGGCATTCAGATGAGAAGTCTAACCACCGGGACAGGGATAGGAGTGAAGACGGCAATCATCACAGAGATGAACACAGGGATAAAAATTCTGAACGTGACAGGGATCGAGATCATGTGTCGGAGAAACACAAGACTCATGATAACAGACGACTTTTGGATGCAAAAGCAAAACAGTTAATTGATATGATACCAAAGACCAAGGAGGAATTGTTCTCATATGAAATAGACTGGGCAGTGTATGACAAG CATCAATTACATGACAGACTGAGACCGTGGATTTCAAAGAAAATCAAAGATTTTTTGGGGGAAGAAGAAAATACATTGATAGACTATATTGTTTCAAGTACACAAGAACATGTGAAAGCATCTCAAATGCTAGAGCGTCTTCAGATCATTTTAGATGACGAGGCTGAAATGTTCGTACTCAAGATGTGGAGGATGCTTATCTTTGAAATAAAGAAGGTAGAGACAGGGCTTGCTGTGAAGTCCAAATCATGA